In Suricata suricatta isolate VVHF042 chromosome 14, meerkat_22Aug2017_6uvM2_HiC, whole genome shotgun sequence, one DNA window encodes the following:
- the PATZ1 gene encoding POZ-, AT hook-, and zinc finger-containing protein 1 isoform X6: protein MERVNDASCGPSGCYTYQVSRHSTEMLHNLNQQRKNGGRFCDVLLRVGDESFPAHRAVLAACSEYFESVFSAQLGDGGAADGGPADVGGAAAAPGGGAGGSRELEMHTISSKVFGDILDFAYTSRIVVRLESFPELMTAAKFLLMRSVIEICQEVIKQSNVQILVPPARADIMLFRPPGTSDLGFPLDMTNGAALAANSNGIAGSMQPEEEAARAAGAAIASQASLPVLPGVDRLPMVAGPLSPQLLTSPFPNVASSAPPLTGKRGRGRPRKANLLDSMFGSPGGLREAGILPCGLCGKVFTDANRLRQHEAQHGVTSLQLGYIDLPPPRLGENGLPISEDPDGPRKRSRTRKQVACEICGKIFRDVYHLNRHKLSHSGEKPYSCPVCGLRFKRKDRMSYHVRSHDGSVGKPYICQSCGKGFSRPDHLNGHIKQVHTSERPHKCQVWVGSSSGLPPLESLPSDLPSWDFAQPALWRSSLSVPDTAFSLSLKKSFPALENLGPAHSSSALFCPAPPGYPRQGWTASEGSRAFTQWPVG from the exons ATGGAGCGGGTGAACGACGCTTCCTGCGGCCCATCGGGCTGCTACACCTATCAGGTGAGCAGGCACAGCACGGAGATGCTGCACAACCTCAACCAGCAGCGCAAAAACGGCGGGCGCTTCTGCGATGTGCTCCTGCGGGTGGGCGACGAGAGCTTCCCCGCGCACCGCGCCGTGCTGGCCGCCTGCAGCGAGTACTTTGAGTCGGTGTTCAGCGCCCAATTAGGCGACGGCGGAGCTGCAGACGGGGGTCCCGCTGACGTGGGGGGTGCAGCGGCGGCCCCAGGcggcggggctgggggcagccGGGAGCTGGAGATGCACACCATCAGCTCCAAGGTGTTTGGGGACATCCTGGACTTCGCCTACACTTCCCGCATCGTGGTTCGCCTGGAGAGCTTCCCTGAGCTCATGACTGCTGCCAAGTTCCTACTGATGAGGTCGGTCATTGAGATCTGCCAGGAAGTCATCAAACAGTCTAATGTGCAGATCCTGGTGCCCCCTGCCCGGGCAGACATCATGCTCTTTCGGCCCCCTGGGACCTCGGACTTGGGCTTCCCTTTGGACATGACCAACGGGGCAGCCTTGGCAGCCAACAGCAATGGCATTGCAGGTAGCATGCAGCCCGAGGAGGAGGCAGCCCGGGCTGCTGGTGCAGCCATTGCCAGCCAAGCCTCTTTGCCTGTGTTACCTGGGGTGGACCGCTTGCCCATGGTGGCTGGACCCCTGTCCCCCCAACTGCTGACTTCCCCATTCCCCAATGTGGCATccagtgcccctcccctgactggCAAGCGAGGCCGGGGCCGCCCAAGGAAGGCCAACCTGCTGGACTCCATGTTTGGGTCCCCAGGGGGCCTGAGGGAGGCAGGCATCCTTCCATGTGGCCTGTGTGGAAAGGTGTTCACTGATGCCAACCGGCTCCGACAGCATGAGGCCCAGCATGGTGTCACCAGCCTTCAGCTGGGTTATATCGACCTTCCTCCTCCGAGGCTGGGTGAGAATGGGCTACCCATCTCTGAGGACCCCGATGGCCCCCGAAAGAGGAGCCGGACCAGGAAGCAGGTGGCATGTGAGATCTGCGGCAAGATCTTCCGTGATGTGTACCATCTCAATCGGCACAAGCTTTCCCACTCGGGGGAGAAGCCCTATTCCTGCCCAGTGTGTGGGCTGCGGTTCAAGAGAAAAGATCGAATGTCCTACCATGTGCGGTCCCACGATGGGTCGGTGGGCAAGCCCTACATCTGCCAGAGCTGTGGGAAAGGCTTCTCCAG GCCTGATCACTTGAATGGACATATCAAGCAGGTGCACACTTCTGAGCGGCCTCATAAGTGTCAG GTGTGGGTTGGGAGCAGCAGCGGCCTGCCGCCCCTGGAATCTCTTCCTAGCGACCTGCCATCATGGGACTTTGCCCAGCCTGCTTTGTGGAGGTCGTCCCTTTCGGTTCCTGACACcgccttttccctttctctaaaaaaatcaTTCCCAGCCCTTGAAAACCTGGGCCCAGCACACTCCAGCAGCGCTCTCTTCTGCCCAGCCCCACCGGGATATCCGAGGCAGGGCTGGACTGCCTCAGAGGGCAGCCGGGCCTTTACCCAGTGGCCTGTAGGCTAG